The following coding sequences lie in one Agrobacterium vitis genomic window:
- a CDS encoding DUF1403 family protein, which translates to MDSRTPTSEPPSSWSPRIPGWAFLRDRDIPESDAAFSAGIALKSLDDLIRGDPPWLGCWRDRLALKSAAIAARMYGRSEDEHALRDALLLTAPGDDPGPAGKLFLATRMLSRQTGTITTPFIQELAALLDLHRDNGLASIADVVDSAIQSGRAVPFVAVDLIVAICALRPDTEVLALGLADVVLSQKLKWPKPVPVLLPERFGPSFRTIGGRGRVRPGEPTYPKAICLALVDGVDAALRSAVDVDRRAAQLLAVAPKVRTKGADPVIRRLLNEDAVLASAPGSGLSRWAANRLFERLESFEAVRELSGRSSFRVFGL; encoded by the coding sequence ATGGATTCGCGCACCCCCACCTCAGAGCCGCCCTCGAGCTGGTCACCTCGTATTCCAGGCTGGGCCTTCTTGCGTGATCGCGACATTCCCGAATCCGACGCGGCGTTCTCTGCCGGTATCGCTCTGAAATCGCTTGACGATCTGATACGGGGCGATCCGCCTTGGCTCGGCTGCTGGCGCGACCGCCTTGCCCTGAAGTCGGCTGCCATCGCCGCCAGAATGTATGGCCGCAGCGAGGACGAACACGCGTTGCGTGACGCGCTTTTATTGACGGCACCCGGTGACGATCCGGGCCCCGCCGGTAAGCTGTTTTTGGCTACACGAATGCTGTCGCGCCAAACCGGGACGATCACCACACCATTTATACAAGAGCTTGCCGCGCTGTTGGATCTTCACCGGGACAACGGGCTTGCCTCTATTGCCGACGTGGTGGATTCTGCGATTCAATCCGGGCGAGCGGTGCCCTTCGTGGCAGTGGACCTGATAGTAGCGATTTGCGCACTCCGCCCGGACACTGAAGTGCTGGCCCTTGGGTTGGCCGACGTCGTTCTTTCCCAAAAACTGAAGTGGCCAAAACCCGTACCAGTGCTACTGCCTGAACGTTTTGGTCCGTCCTTCCGAACAATCGGTGGTCGGGGTCGCGTTCGTCCGGGCGAGCCAACTTATCCAAAGGCGATCTGCCTGGCACTGGTCGATGGAGTTGACGCAGCACTCCGTTCCGCCGTTGATGTTGATCGACGCGCGGCACAGCTGCTGGCTGTCGCACCGAAGGTTCGCACCAAAGGTGCCGATCCGGTGATCCGCAGATTGCTGAACGAAGATGCCGTGCTGGCCTCGGCGCCTGGCAGCGGTCTCTCCCGCTGGGCGGCCAACCGGCTGTTCGAGCGGCTGGAAAGCTTTGAAGCGGTGCGCGAACTCTCCGGTCGTTCCTCTTTCCGGGTGTTTGGACTGTAA
- a CDS encoding zinc-dependent alcohol dehydrogenase, whose amino-acid sequence MKALCWHGKGDIRCDSVPDPQIEDGRDVIIKMTACAICGSDLHLMDGYIPFMEKGDILGHEFMGEVVEVGRDNKKLKVGDRVVVPFTICCGECQQCLKGNWSVCERTNRTADNATKAFGYPTAGLFGYSHLTGAYAGGQAEYVRVPYADVSPIVIPNGMTDEQALFLGDIFPTGWMAAANCEIEPTDIVAIWGCGPVGQFCIKSAFMQGAARVIAIDNVPERLALAQQAGAEIINFDDEDATIPDRIKEMTGGHGADKCIDAVGAESHATASFDAIVDKVKAATLLGTDRPHALRAAIMACRPGGIVSVPGVYGGFLDKIPFGAAMNKGLTIRTGQTHVNRYSLDLLRRIEEGEIDPSFIITHRAKLEDGPALYETFRDKKDNCIKVVLTA is encoded by the coding sequence ATGAAAGCACTGTGCTGGCATGGCAAGGGCGACATCCGCTGCGACAGCGTTCCAGATCCACAAATTGAAGACGGCCGTGACGTCATCATCAAGATGACCGCATGTGCAATTTGCGGCTCAGATCTGCATCTCATGGACGGCTACATTCCCTTTATGGAAAAGGGTGATATTCTTGGCCACGAGTTCATGGGCGAGGTCGTTGAAGTCGGTCGCGACAACAAGAAACTGAAGGTCGGCGACAGGGTCGTCGTACCCTTCACTATCTGTTGTGGTGAATGCCAGCAGTGTCTTAAAGGCAACTGGTCTGTCTGCGAACGCACCAACCGCACTGCCGATAACGCAACCAAGGCATTCGGTTATCCGACCGCCGGTCTGTTCGGCTACTCGCACCTGACTGGCGCCTATGCCGGCGGTCAGGCTGAGTATGTTCGCGTTCCCTACGCCGATGTTTCCCCAATCGTCATTCCCAATGGGATGACCGATGAACAGGCACTGTTTCTGGGCGACATTTTCCCAACCGGGTGGATGGCCGCAGCCAACTGTGAGATCGAACCGACGGATATCGTCGCCATCTGGGGCTGTGGCCCGGTTGGCCAGTTTTGTATCAAAAGTGCGTTTATGCAGGGGGCGGCACGCGTTATCGCGATCGATAACGTTCCTGAGCGTCTGGCGCTGGCGCAGCAAGCCGGAGCAGAGATCATCAATTTCGACGATGAGGACGCAACCATCCCGGATCGGATCAAGGAAATGACCGGTGGTCATGGCGCCGATAAATGCATTGATGCCGTTGGTGCGGAATCGCACGCGACGGCCTCGTTCGATGCAATTGTTGATAAAGTGAAGGCAGCCACATTGCTTGGCACGGATCGTCCACATGCCCTGCGAGCCGCGATCATGGCCTGCCGTCCGGGTGGAATCGTGTCAGTTCCTGGCGTTTATGGCGGTTTCCTCGACAAGATCCCTTTTGGGGCTGCGATGAACAAGGGCTTGACGATCCGCACTGGCCAGACCCATGTGAACCGGTATTCGCTCGATCTGCTTCGCCGCATCGAGGAAGGGGAAATCGACCCGAGTTTCATCATCACGCATCGGGCGAAGCTCGAGGACGGCCCAGCCCTCTACGAAACATTCCGAGACAAGAAGGATAACTGCATTAAAGTCGTACTGACGGCGTAA
- a CDS encoding DUF72 domain-containing protein, protein MPIIATAAWSIPKTVADRFAEEGSGLTRYASIFNGVEINSTFYRRHKTSTFVRWAESVPDSFRFSVKIPKEITHTRAMQDIEEPFGTFLEDIAPLGEKRGPLLCQLPPSLSFNGEKIEAAFKTMRDADSGRIVIEVRHKSWTSTEVTDLLKTYEIGRVLADPAPVWPLEDFKEAPCYVRLHGKPKIYYSSYKDDEISSFSKLLAPDSWCVFDNTASGAAIENALKMKGLMRDGAVANTF, encoded by the coding sequence ATGCCGATCATAGCAACCGCTGCCTGGTCGATTCCGAAAACAGTTGCCGACCGATTTGCCGAGGAAGGCAGCGGATTGACGAGATATGCGTCAATATTCAACGGCGTGGAAATCAACTCGACCTTCTATCGACGGCACAAGACATCGACCTTCGTGCGGTGGGCCGAGTCCGTGCCCGACAGTTTCCGATTTTCGGTCAAGATCCCCAAAGAGATCACCCATACCCGGGCTATGCAAGATATTGAGGAGCCGTTCGGGACATTTCTCGAGGATATAGCGCCTCTTGGAGAGAAACGCGGTCCGTTGCTTTGCCAATTGCCGCCATCTCTATCGTTCAATGGCGAGAAGATCGAAGCTGCATTTAAGACAATGCGGGACGCCGATTCCGGACGGATCGTGATCGAGGTACGGCATAAAAGCTGGACATCGACGGAGGTGACAGACCTGCTCAAGACATACGAGATAGGTCGCGTTCTTGCCGACCCGGCGCCGGTGTGGCCGCTAGAAGACTTTAAAGAAGCTCCCTGCTATGTCCGTTTGCACGGTAAGCCGAAAATCTACTATTCGAGCTACAAGGACGACGAGATAAGCTCGTTTTCAAAGCTGCTAGCCCCGGATAGCTGGTGCGTCTTCGATAATACCGCGTCCGGCGCTGCAATTGAGAACGCCCTGAAGATGAAGGGTTTGATGAGAGACGGGGCCGTAGCCAACACTTTTTAA
- a CDS encoding efflux RND transporter periplasmic adaptor subunit, with protein sequence MSKFSIRSLAAILAMGSFVMVTFAARSQDSEQKTDQAAALSVSLVKPEVLLWPVIIPASGRLAAWHEATIAAETSGMKVTDVKADVGSYVKKGDLLVQFAPESAQADLEQQQANVEKAEADLDQAIANGDRARGLTSSGALSSQQIKEYLITERKAKASLFSARAALASSQLTLDRTKVYAVDDGVISERSASLGDVVTAGGELFKLIRQNRIEWKAELPFNRLADVKVGTKAVIPTPRGDAHGEVRMVAPSMSTDNGRVIVYVTLQPTQGIEAPKIGVLASGYFEFNHMDALTVPAAAVILKDGFSYVFVLNSADKKTVTRKRVKLGRRQDDRVEITSGIEKTEDVVASGGVFLADGSIVHVVDNNDAVTKEESK encoded by the coding sequence ATGAGCAAATTTTCTATCCGCTCTCTCGCGGCGATCCTCGCCATGGGGTCCTTTGTCATGGTCACCTTCGCTGCCCGAAGCCAGGATAGTGAACAAAAGACGGATCAAGCAGCCGCACTGAGCGTGAGCTTGGTCAAGCCGGAGGTTTTGCTTTGGCCCGTGATTATCCCCGCAAGTGGTCGTCTTGCCGCCTGGCATGAAGCGACAATCGCAGCAGAAACCAGCGGTATGAAGGTCACCGATGTTAAAGCAGATGTTGGTTCATACGTGAAAAAGGGCGATTTGCTGGTGCAGTTTGCGCCGGAATCTGCCCAAGCTGACCTGGAGCAACAACAGGCGAATGTTGAAAAAGCGGAAGCCGATCTTGATCAAGCAATAGCGAATGGTGACCGCGCCCGAGGATTGACGAGTTCTGGCGCATTATCAAGCCAACAAATAAAAGAATATCTGATTACCGAGCGTAAAGCCAAAGCCTCCCTCTTTTCGGCGCGGGCTGCGTTGGCATCGTCCCAACTCACCTTGGACAGGACCAAGGTTTACGCAGTGGACGACGGGGTTATATCCGAACGCTCCGCATCTCTTGGAGATGTCGTCACCGCCGGTGGCGAGTTGTTCAAGCTGATCCGGCAAAATCGTATCGAATGGAAGGCAGAATTGCCATTTAATCGGCTGGCTGATGTCAAGGTCGGAACAAAAGCCGTCATCCCAACGCCGCGTGGCGATGCGCACGGTGAGGTCAGGATGGTGGCACCTTCGATGTCAACCGACAATGGTCGCGTGATCGTCTATGTGACGCTGCAACCCACTCAAGGGATTGAAGCACCAAAAATCGGCGTTCTGGCCAGCGGTTACTTTGAATTCAACCACATGGATGCGCTCACCGTGCCCGCCGCGGCCGTCATTCTCAAGGACGGCTTCTCATATGTGTTCGTTTTGAACTCGGCAGACAAAAAAACGGTGACACGCAAGCGGGTAAAGCTTGGACGGCGGCAGGATGATCGCGTCGAAATAACTTCAGGAATTGAGAAGACCGAAGACGTTGTGGCGTCAGGCGGTGTATTCCTGGCAGACGGCTCTATTGTCCACGTTGTAGACAACAATGATGCCGTGACGAAGGAGGAATCGAAGTGA
- a CDS encoding DUF4142 domain-containing protein encodes MKHLAIASLALILAGPALAQSAAETSGVNSLIGVAPKTEDFVKEAATSDMFEIASSKLAIERGDASTKAFAQKMLSDHQKTTDELKALIASGKVKAPLPQAMTSSQQTMLDKLNGLQGEDFNKQYHADQESVHEDAVDLFKRYGEEGDNADLKTWAATTRPALDHHLMMVKDLNT; translated from the coding sequence ATGAAACATCTGGCTATAGCGTCGCTTGCTCTCATCCTTGCGGGACCCGCCCTGGCACAATCTGCAGCCGAGACGTCCGGCGTCAATTCCCTGATCGGCGTTGCCCCGAAGACAGAAGATTTCGTGAAGGAGGCAGCCACCAGCGACATGTTTGAGATCGCCTCAAGCAAGCTTGCAATCGAGCGCGGTGATGCCTCGACAAAGGCATTTGCGCAGAAGATGCTGTCCGATCACCAGAAAACCACTGACGAACTGAAGGCATTGATCGCCAGCGGAAAGGTCAAAGCCCCACTTCCTCAGGCGATGACATCAAGCCAGCAGACCATGCTCGACAAGCTGAATGGCTTACAAGGTGAAGACTTCAACAAGCAGTACCACGCCGATCAGGAATCCGTCCATGAAGATGCGGTCGATCTTTTCAAGCGTTACGGTGAGGAAGGCGATAATGCCGATCTCAAGACCTGGGCCGCGACAACACGACCGGCACTGGACCATCATCTCATGATGGTGAAGGATCTCAACACGTAA
- a CDS encoding efflux RND transporter permease subunit — protein MNFSSWSIRNPVPPLLLFALLTACGLWAFNRLDIQNFPDMDLPTINISATLDGAAAAQLETEVARKIEDKLTGLSKLDSVTTTITDGSVSISVAFEVGKDTQAALDEVKSAVDQAKSDLPQDMDDPTVSKQSLNSSPLITFVVHSDKLDDAELSWFIDNDMSKALMAVKGVGEVGRLGGIDREIRVELNSNMLDSLGLTANDVNTQLEAVQTYLSGGKGRIGGESQSVRTVVAAETADELRAMPVPLPKGSWVRLDELGTVTDSQSDLTSLAYLNGKPVIAAQIKRSKGYSDIAVTDDVRTAMKAFAAANPQVTIEEAYNTIVPTEQNYESSMDMIYEGAVIAVLVVWMFLRDWRATLLAAVALPLSIIPTFLAMYFCGYTLNTITLLALSLVVGILVDDAIVEIENIERHLRMGKSPFDAAMEAANEIGLAVIATTFTLVAVFLPTAFMGGVVGIIFKQFGITASVAVLASLLVARLVTPMMAAYILKPGSTEEKEDGRLMRSYLWLVKGALRRRWIPVLGTVGFLAFTLLLLSHLSTGFFPASDDAQTKVTITTPTGSTIETTDEASRKASEIIAKVDHVTSVFQATGTASTGGGASSTTTSSTNSATIVVNLTPIGERDVKQSQIEADLRKALEKVPGLRLETGTGGNGTELTLTLSGDDSEILEKAAASLETGLRTLSGIGNVTSSAAMQSPEIIIKPDLAKAASLGVTSKAIAQAIRVATAGAYDTALSKLNLPERQINIRVMLDTTNRQSLDAISLIPVEGSAGNVALGAIADISIGSSPSEINRLDRSRNVTLTIELNGRSLSEVTAEAAQLPGYRNLPQGVKFVEQGELKRQTELFNSFATAIAVGIFCIYAVLVLLFHDFLQPVTILMAIPLALGGAMLPLVLTGTSFSMPAVIGLLLLIGIVSKNSILLVEYAIEARRGGMSRYDALVDACHKRARPIIMTTIAMAGGMAPAALSLVAGDSSFRQPMGIVVIGGLLTSTFLSLLVIPVVFTFLDDLLVWLKARFGLSS, from the coding sequence GTGAATTTCTCCTCTTGGTCTATTCGCAACCCCGTCCCGCCGTTGCTGCTTTTTGCATTGTTGACGGCCTGCGGCCTTTGGGCGTTCAATCGTCTCGACATCCAAAACTTCCCGGATATGGATCTTCCAACCATCAATATCAGCGCGACGCTGGACGGGGCGGCAGCAGCCCAGCTTGAAACGGAAGTCGCCCGGAAGATCGAGGACAAACTGACCGGCCTGAGCAAGCTGGATTCAGTGACCACGACGATCACGGACGGCTCAGTAAGCATTTCAGTCGCTTTTGAGGTTGGGAAAGACACGCAAGCCGCATTGGACGAGGTCAAAAGCGCTGTCGATCAAGCAAAAAGCGACCTGCCACAAGATATGGATGATCCAACGGTCTCAAAGCAATCGTTGAATTCTTCTCCGCTGATTACCTTCGTGGTGCATTCCGACAAACTGGACGATGCAGAACTGTCGTGGTTTATCGATAACGACATGTCAAAAGCACTGATGGCTGTCAAAGGCGTGGGTGAAGTTGGCCGTTTGGGCGGCATCGATCGGGAGATCAGGGTAGAACTCAACTCTAACATGCTCGACAGCCTGGGATTGACCGCCAATGACGTGAACACCCAGCTTGAAGCCGTGCAAACCTATCTGTCTGGCGGCAAAGGACGAATTGGCGGTGAAAGCCAGTCTGTGCGTACCGTGGTTGCGGCAGAAACTGCCGATGAACTGCGCGCAATGCCTGTCCCACTGCCAAAGGGCAGTTGGGTCAGGCTGGACGAACTCGGCACAGTAACCGATTCCCAAAGCGATTTGACCTCGCTTGCCTATCTCAATGGCAAACCCGTCATTGCCGCGCAGATTAAAAGGTCGAAGGGCTATTCCGATATCGCCGTCACCGATGATGTCCGTACAGCAATGAAGGCCTTTGCTGCGGCCAATCCGCAGGTGACGATCGAGGAAGCCTACAACACCATTGTTCCGACCGAGCAAAATTATGAATCGTCCATGGACATGATCTACGAGGGTGCGGTCATCGCAGTCTTGGTGGTCTGGATGTTCCTGCGCGATTGGCGTGCAACACTTCTGGCGGCGGTCGCTCTGCCGCTGTCGATTATACCGACATTCCTTGCCATGTATTTTTGTGGCTACACGCTGAACACGATCACGCTGTTGGCGCTGTCCCTGGTCGTCGGTATTCTTGTCGATGATGCGATCGTCGAAATCGAGAATATCGAGCGACACCTGAGAATGGGAAAAAGCCCCTTCGATGCTGCCATGGAAGCGGCAAACGAGATCGGCTTGGCGGTTATCGCCACAACCTTCACATTGGTCGCCGTGTTTTTGCCGACCGCCTTCATGGGCGGGGTGGTTGGCATCATCTTCAAGCAATTCGGCATCACGGCCTCAGTGGCTGTTCTTGCTTCTCTTCTGGTCGCGCGATTGGTCACGCCGATGATGGCGGCTTACATATTAAAGCCAGGCAGTACAGAAGAAAAAGAAGACGGTCGTTTGATGCGGTCCTATCTCTGGCTCGTAAAAGGGGCGCTCCGGCGTCGCTGGATACCGGTGCTGGGGACTGTCGGATTTTTGGCATTCACGCTTCTGCTTCTGAGCCATTTGTCGACCGGCTTTTTTCCGGCATCTGATGATGCGCAAACCAAGGTCACCATCACGACGCCGACGGGATCGACGATTGAGACAACGGACGAAGCGTCTCGAAAGGCGTCCGAGATCATCGCCAAGGTTGATCATGTTACCTCGGTGTTTCAAGCAACAGGGACAGCCTCCACCGGAGGAGGTGCAAGCAGCACCACAACATCCAGCACCAACAGTGCCACGATTGTTGTCAACCTGACACCGATTGGCGAGCGCGATGTCAAGCAGTCACAAATCGAAGCCGATTTACGAAAAGCTTTGGAAAAAGTGCCGGGCCTGCGCCTCGAAACAGGCACTGGTGGCAATGGCACGGAGCTCACGCTCACCTTGTCAGGGGATGATTCCGAAATTTTGGAAAAGGCAGCCGCTAGCCTCGAGACGGGTCTGCGCACATTGTCAGGCATTGGCAACGTGACATCCTCTGCTGCCATGCAGTCGCCAGAGATCATCATCAAACCGGATTTGGCGAAAGCCGCGTCCTTGGGCGTGACGTCCAAGGCGATTGCTCAGGCTATTCGCGTGGCGACGGCAGGAGCGTATGATACCGCGCTGTCCAAGCTTAATCTTCCAGAACGTCAGATCAATATCCGGGTCATGCTGGACACAACAAATCGCCAGTCACTGGACGCAATATCTCTTATCCCGGTTGAGGGCAGCGCTGGCAATGTTGCCCTTGGGGCAATTGCTGATATTTCAATTGGGTCCAGCCCAAGCGAAATCAATCGGCTCGACCGATCACGCAATGTCACACTCACCATTGAGCTGAATGGCAGGAGCCTGTCCGAAGTCACCGCTGAGGCCGCCCAATTGCCAGGCTATAGAAACTTGCCACAAGGCGTAAAATTTGTCGAACAGGGCGAATTGAAGCGCCAAACTGAGTTGTTCAACAGTTTTGCGACAGCGATAGCCGTTGGCATCTTCTGCATCTACGCCGTTCTTGTTCTCCTCTTCCATGATTTCCTGCAGCCGGTCACAATCCTGATGGCAATTCCGCTGGCGCTTGGCGGGGCTATGCTGCCGCTTGTGCTCACCGGCACCAGCTTCTCGATGCCTGCGGTGATTGGTCTGCTCCTTTTGATCGGAATCGTCTCCAAAAACTCCATTCTGCTCGTGGAGTATGCGATTGAGGCACGCCGAGGAGGCATGTCTCGCTACGATGCCCTTGTCGATGCGTGTCACAAACGTGCGCGTCCGATCATTATGACCACAATCGCCATGGCTGGCGGCATGGCACCAGCAGCGCTCAGCCTCGTCGCTGGCGATTCGAGCTTTCGTCAGCCGATGGGCATTGTCGTGATTGGCGGGTTGTTGACCTCAACCTTCTTGAGCCTCCTGGTCATCCCAGTGGTGTTCACATTTTTAGATGACCTTCTCGTCTGGCTTAAAGCGAGGTTCGGACTGAGTTCGTAG
- the scpB gene encoding SMC-Scp complex subunit ScpB, with amino-acid sequence MAGSPTAKQSRKERANAAAERLFDRELKDLPPELRWREWMLRIEAVIFASAEPVSRETLARVVGKECSIDLLIDDLIEELRSRPYELVSVAGGWQHRTRVRYAETIRASTAPTRGASAKLSEFEAMVLMAVGYFQPVTRSELSKIFGKEVSRDTIAALRGAGFIASGPRSPTPGAPYTYVTTKHFLSAFDMETLRDLPDIEALEDAGLLSRYAVQSEITPAQPNGTDDDLME; translated from the coding sequence ATGGCCGGATCCCCTACAGCCAAACAATCCCGCAAGGAAAGGGCGAACGCCGCAGCCGAACGGCTGTTTGATCGGGAGCTAAAGGACCTGCCGCCGGAACTGCGCTGGCGGGAATGGATGCTGAGAATCGAGGCGGTGATCTTTGCCTCAGCCGAGCCGGTCAGCCGGGAGACTTTGGCGCGGGTGGTGGGAAAAGAGTGCAGCATCGATCTGCTGATTGACGATCTCATCGAGGAACTTCGTTCCCGACCCTACGAACTTGTGTCGGTCGCCGGTGGTTGGCAACACCGAACTCGGGTGCGGTACGCTGAGACGATACGCGCCTCAACTGCTCCAACGCGCGGCGCATCAGCGAAGTTGTCGGAGTTTGAGGCGATGGTGTTGATGGCGGTGGGGTATTTCCAGCCGGTTACCCGGTCGGAACTGAGCAAGATCTTCGGCAAGGAGGTCAGCCGCGATACCATTGCAGCGCTCCGGGGCGCTGGCTTCATTGCCTCAGGGCCTCGCAGTCCGACCCCTGGTGCGCCCTATACCTATGTAACCACCAAACACTTCCTGTCCGCCTTCGATATGGAGACATTGCGTGACCTGCCAGACATCGAAGCGCTTGAAGATGCTGGACTGCTGAGTAGATATGCCGTGCAAAGCGAGATCACGCCGGCGCAGCCCAACGGTACCGATGACGATCTTATGGAGTAA